In Arsenophonus sp. aPb, one DNA window encodes the following:
- a CDS encoding IS6 family transposase, giving the protein MNIVKQSFKRLHYPVDVILVCLRWYLAYSLSLRNLEEMMQERGIFVDHSTIHRWILRLTPKLASVARKKRKIYGGTWYLDETYIRIKGKWHYLYRAVEASGETIDFILSQKRNKKSALRFLKKAIHQNTYPMEVNIDKSGANRAALMSLNQRELGIKIRQCRYKNNMVEQDHRFIKKRYRAMLGFKTYRTAKVLLEGIEILHMLHKQQIPINGLILCPVDAFYTLVA; this is encoded by the coding sequence ATGAATATTGTTAAACAAAGCTTTAAACGTCTCCACTATCCCGTCGATGTCATTTTAGTTTGTCTACGTTGGTACCTGGCGTATTCCTTAAGCTTGCGTAACCTTGAGGAGATGATGCAGGAAAGAGGTATTTTTGTTGATCACTCCACCATTCACCGCTGGATTTTACGACTGACGCCAAAACTAGCAAGTGTTGCCAGAAAGAAACGAAAAATCTATGGTGGCACCTGGTATCTGGATGAAACCTATATCAGGATAAAAGGGAAATGGCATTATCTTTATCGCGCCGTAGAGGCTAGTGGTGAAACGATAGATTTTATTCTTAGTCAAAAGCGAAATAAAAAATCTGCATTACGCTTTTTAAAGAAAGCTATCCATCAAAATACCTATCCTATGGAAGTGAATATTGATAAAAGTGGTGCTAATCGGGCTGCATTAATGTCACTTAATCAACGTGAGCTGGGGATAAAAATAAGACAGTGCCGTTATAAAAATAACATGGTAGAGCAAGATCACCGTTTCATTAAAAAACGCTATCGAGCGATGCTTGGTTTTAAGACGTACCGAACGGCAAAAGTTTTACTGGAAGGAATAGAAATATTGCATATGCTCCATAAACAACAAATTCCTATCAATGGCCTAATTCTCTGTCCAGTCGATGCTTTTTACACTTTAGTCGCCTAA
- a CDS encoding TatD family hydrolase, whose product MFVDTHCHFDFPPFIHDIEDSFLRAAKVGVTDIIIPSVGIENLERVYSLAQQHPHLYAALGFHPLYIANYLPDHFTELVALLQQNSNKCVAIGEIGLDYFVTNAEVKQQQALLIQQLKLAKQYELPVILVLSH is encoded by the coding sequence ATGTTCGTTGACACCCATTGTCATTTTGATTTTCCTCCTTTTATCCATGATATTGAAGATAGCTTTTTGCGTGCTGCAAAAGTTGGCGTGACCGATATCATTATCCCGTCAGTGGGTATTGAGAATTTAGAGCGAGTATATTCACTGGCACAACAACATCCGCATTTATATGCCGCATTAGGTTTTCATCCTTTGTATATTGCAAATTATTTACCGGATCATTTTACTGAATTAGTGGCATTATTGCAGCAAAACAGCAATAAATGTGTTGCTATTGGTGAAATAGGCTTAGATTATTTTGTTACGAATGCCGAGGTTAAGCAACAACAAGCATTGTTGATCCAGCAATTAAAGCTAGCTAAACAATATGAGTTACCGGTTATTCTGGTTCTGTCGCATTAA
- a CDS encoding patatin-like phospholipase family protein, which yields MGRYIPITLGNIEPLTFDDNASALGKIALVCEGGGQRGIFTAGVLDEFLRVGFNPFDIMVGTSAGAQNLSAYLCQQRGYARKVITDYTTKSQFFSPLRFIRGGHMIDLDWLIDITSRELPLDFSKGLSCLNSGRQFLISACRYEDFSPVYFQPTQDSWLDIIRASSAIPGFYRQGAVFNGQLYHDGGITASIPVEEAYRRGAKTIVVIRTVPSGIYYTSEWLKRMTRWLEHRNIRRMAKMIKVHIKSYQQTQKFIAAPPPGIQIFEIYPPKPLMSCALGSRAANLNSDYHIGRQCGHYFLTSLSDYFSANDLVSYPYSLENNQVVNSASLSADVISNQQDEEPKSGDEGLVIDVR from the coding sequence TTCGATGATAATGCATCTGCACTTGGCAAAATAGCATTAGTCTGTGAGGGGGGTGGGCAGCGCGGTATTTTTACCGCAGGTGTATTGGATGAATTTCTCCGTGTTGGCTTCAATCCATTTGATATTATGGTAGGGACATCGGCCGGCGCGCAAAATTTATCGGCCTATCTTTGTCAACAACGCGGTTATGCCCGTAAAGTGATTACTGATTATACCACTAAATCTCAGTTTTTTAGTCCATTACGTTTTATTCGTGGTGGCCATATGATTGATTTAGATTGGCTAATTGATATTACTTCCCGTGAATTACCTCTTGATTTCTCAAAAGGATTGTCTTGCTTAAATAGCGGACGTCAATTTTTAATTAGTGCATGTCGCTATGAAGATTTTAGTCCGGTTTATTTTCAACCCACGCAAGATAGCTGGTTAGATATTATTCGGGCGTCTAGTGCTATTCCCGGATTTTATCGCCAGGGGGCGGTATTTAATGGCCAGCTTTATCATGATGGCGGTATAACTGCTTCAATTCCTGTTGAGGAAGCTTATCGCCGTGGCGCAAAAACAATTGTAGTGATTAGAACAGTTCCTTCGGGAATTTATTATACATCCGAATGGTTAAAAAGGATGACTCGCTGGTTGGAACACCGCAATATACGGCGGATGGCCAAGATGATCAAAGTACATATTAAAAGCTATCAACAGACCCAGAAATTTATTGCTGCGCCACCGCCAGGTATCCAAATTTTTGAAATTTATCCACCGAAACCTTTAATGAGTTGTGCATTAGGTAGCCGTGCTGCAAATTTAAATAGTGATTATCATATTGGACGTCAATGTGGCCACTATTTTTTAACTAGTTTAAGTGACTATTTTTCTGCTAATGATTTAGTATCTTACCCATATTCACTTGAAAATAATCAAGTGGTTAATTCAGCATCTTTATCAGCTGATGTGATTTCGAATCAACAAGATGAAGAACCTAAATCAGGTGATGAAGGATTAGTCATTGATGTTCGTTGA